A genomic window from Candidatus Pelagisphaera phototrophica includes:
- the cobA gene encoding uroporphyrinogen-III C-methyltransferase: protein MPKGSVYLVGAGPGNPGLITVRAKELIESCDTLIYDSLVHPAVLALQKEKCEQIFVGKKSGCHSVPQAEIQSLIVAKAREGKLVVRLKGGDPFIFGRGSEEALFLRQEGVYFEIVPGITAAIGAGAFSGTPLTQRNSSSTLVIVTGHEDPEKPEISVDWANIPRVNSTVCVYMGISRLELIAASLMDAGFESDTAVACVEWATLGCQRVCRGSLGTICGDAKEFKLKSPAVIIIGENAGMGDEISWFESQPLQGRRFVVTRSQGQASELSEKLEKLGAEVIGLPLISISRNVNEQTRDDVFAELASYDWIVFSSPNGVRHFFDTFFEKFDDIRSLGFIRIAAVGKSTAKEISKFYVATDLIPEEANAESLADALVATESLDSAKVLLVTGNLGRDVLLKKLEEARAIVDRFEVYRTDPTDLSSDPAAKAFREQGADAILFTSSSGVKSFVDQAKDLVLSADAIRPKTVSIGPITSASMERLGVPRNFQAKEASLDSLVEELVRNFGKESN, encoded by the coding sequence AACAGTAAGAGCAAAGGAGCTCATTGAGTCCTGCGACACGCTCATTTACGACTCGCTTGTACATCCCGCGGTACTTGCCTTGCAAAAGGAGAAATGCGAACAGATTTTTGTGGGCAAAAAGTCGGGCTGTCATTCAGTTCCCCAAGCTGAGATCCAATCGTTGATTGTTGCAAAGGCGAGGGAGGGGAAGCTTGTGGTGCGGCTTAAAGGAGGTGATCCTTTTATTTTTGGTCGTGGCAGTGAGGAAGCTTTGTTTTTGCGCCAAGAGGGGGTCTATTTCGAGATCGTTCCAGGAATAACTGCTGCCATTGGGGCGGGAGCCTTTAGCGGGACTCCTCTGACGCAGCGAAACTCGAGTTCGACCCTTGTGATTGTGACGGGGCACGAGGACCCGGAAAAACCAGAGATCTCGGTGGACTGGGCCAACATTCCTCGGGTGAATAGTACGGTCTGTGTTTACATGGGAATTTCAAGACTGGAGCTAATAGCAGCCAGTCTGATGGATGCTGGATTTGAGAGCGATACGGCTGTTGCCTGTGTTGAGTGGGCGACGTTGGGCTGCCAGCGTGTGTGTCGGGGGAGTTTGGGCACAATTTGTGGTGACGCCAAGGAGTTTAAATTGAAATCACCTGCCGTCATAATTATAGGAGAGAATGCTGGAATGGGAGACGAAATATCATGGTTTGAGTCACAGCCTCTGCAAGGACGGCGCTTCGTTGTGACACGAAGTCAGGGACAGGCGAGTGAGTTGAGTGAAAAACTGGAGAAACTGGGAGCGGAGGTGATCGGCCTGCCTTTGATTTCTATTTCCAGAAACGTAAATGAGCAGACTCGAGACGACGTGTTTGCTGAACTTGCCAGCTATGACTGGATTGTTTTCTCGAGCCCCAATGGCGTACGGCATTTTTTCGATACGTTCTTCGAAAAATTCGACGATATACGGTCCTTAGGCTTTATTCGTATAGCAGCCGTTGGCAAGTCAACAGCCAAGGAAATCAGCAAGTTCTACGTAGCCACAGATCTGATACCAGAGGAGGCGAATGCAGAGAGCCTGGCAGACGCTCTCGTGGCGACGGAAAGTTTGGATAGCGCGAAAGTGCTATTGGTTACGGGGAATTTGGGTAGAGATGTCCTATTGAAGAAGTTGGAAGAGGCGAGGGCGATCGTTGATCGATTTGAAGTCTATCGTACGGATCCAACGGATCTCTCCAGCGATCCAGCTGCGAAAGCGTTCAGAGAGCAAGGAGCAGATGCCATACTTTTCACTAGTTCATCGGGCGTGAAATCTTTTGTGGATCAAGCGAAAGACTTGGTTTTAAGCGCCGATGCGATTCGACCCAAGACTGTGAGTATTGGCCCCATCACGAGCGCTAGTATGGAGCGGCTTGGAGTGCCTAGAAATTTCCAGGCGAAGGAAGCCAGCCTTGATAGTCTGGTTGAGGAACTTGTACGGAACTTCGGGAAGGAATCGAATTGA
- a CDS encoding Lrp/AsnC family transcriptional regulator, whose amino-acid sequence MNEVLKLLTEGERLNESQMAEILGMSEDLLKEQLSTLKEKGVLLGWIPVLNPEADAEMTVRGVIEVKITPEREGGFNRLAQRIARFDEVESCYLMSGSYDLLVVVRQSTLHKVASFVSERLSTIEGIVSTATHFMLRGYKEQGFLIEQPKEDKDRLDVSP is encoded by the coding sequence ATGAACGAGGTATTAAAGCTTCTTACTGAAGGAGAGCGTCTGAACGAGAGCCAGATGGCTGAAATTCTTGGCATGTCCGAAGACCTTTTGAAGGAACAGCTATCAACATTGAAGGAAAAAGGCGTTTTGCTGGGCTGGATCCCGGTGTTGAATCCAGAGGCAGATGCGGAAATGACCGTTCGTGGGGTGATTGAAGTGAAAATTACCCCAGAGAGAGAGGGCGGGTTCAATCGTTTGGCTCAAAGAATAGCTCGATTTGATGAAGTGGAATCCTGTTACCTAATGTCTGGATCCTATGATCTTCTCGTAGTCGTGCGACAATCTACGCTCCACAAAGTGGCCTCGTTTGTTTCGGAACGGCTATCGACGATTGAAGGGATTGTTTCAACGGCGACGCATTTCATGTTGAGAGGGTACAAAGAGCAAGGCTTCCTGATTGAGCAGCCCAAGGAGGACAAGGATCGCTTGGATGTTTCGCCGTAG
- the fmt gene encoding methionyl-tRNA formyltransferase, producing the protein MRQKLIFMGSDSIALPALNAILDGSCGSIGLSAVYTQPDKPRGRGKRIEANAIKLWARENGVPVFQPYRVDQSVRYEIEAINADTILVMAYGHLLPQVLIDTPPLGIWNLHTSILPRYRGAAPIQSAIASGDLETGVSFMKVVKEMDAGPVLDVEKVNIEHLDTALTLETKLSRACLPLLERCLPLVFSGGAMPNPQDENRVSYVRKLTKADGGLDFRRPAEEVAKRVNALFPWPGTRFRYGDSVIKVGLADHGALELEASAGQVISLEAEGLAVACGTGALYLKQLQRPGGKMLGAASFVRGFELPVGTVLESVEMASLVSKQYF; encoded by the coding sequence ATGAGGCAAAAGCTAATATTCATGGGATCGGATTCAATAGCGCTTCCTGCGTTGAACGCGATTTTGGACGGGAGTTGTGGAAGCATTGGTCTGTCAGCAGTGTACACCCAACCTGATAAACCTAGAGGGAGAGGAAAACGGATAGAGGCTAATGCCATCAAATTGTGGGCACGGGAGAATGGTGTCCCCGTTTTTCAACCGTATCGTGTGGATCAATCGGTGAGGTATGAAATCGAAGCGATCAACGCAGATACGATCCTTGTTATGGCTTATGGTCACTTATTGCCCCAAGTATTGATTGATACACCTCCTTTGGGAATTTGGAATTTGCATACTTCGATACTTCCTAGATATCGTGGAGCTGCTCCCATTCAATCCGCTATTGCTTCTGGTGACCTAGAAACGGGGGTAAGTTTCATGAAAGTCGTTAAAGAAATGGATGCAGGGCCCGTTCTTGATGTAGAAAAAGTGAATATCGAACATTTGGATACGGCCTTGACTTTGGAAACCAAACTTTCCCGAGCCTGCCTGCCTTTGTTGGAAAGGTGTTTGCCCCTCGTTTTTTCGGGCGGTGCGATGCCAAATCCACAGGACGAAAACAGGGTCTCCTATGTGCGAAAGTTGACTAAGGCAGATGGAGGACTCGATTTTAGACGCCCTGCGGAGGAAGTTGCCAAGAGAGTTAATGCTCTGTTTCCCTGGCCAGGAACTCGATTCAGATATGGCGACTCGGTTATAAAAGTCGGCTTAGCCGACCACGGTGCACTAGAACTTGAGGCTTCAGCGGGTCAGGTGATCAGTTTGGAGGCGGAAGGTTTGGCAGTGGCCTGCGGGACAGGCGCATTGTACCTCAAGCAATTACAGCGACCTGGTGGGAAAATGCTCGGTGCGGCCAGTTTTGTTCGAGGTTTTGAGCTGCCTGTGGGGACCGTTCTGGAATCCGTGGAAATGGCAAGTTTGGTGTCGAAGCAGTATTTTTGA
- a CDS encoding DegT/DnrJ/EryC1/StrS family aminotransferase: MKVPFINLKRAHDPIKAELLEAFASTIEHGGFCLGKDVAQFELEFGKAQGVSRCVGLGSGTEALHLIACAMGIGRGDEVIVPAFTFIASAWFAQYVGARAVFVDIDPESYTLDPNRIEAAITDKTRAIVVTHLFGQSADMDPILEIARSKRIKLVEDAAQAHLATYRGRPVGEIGDAGAFSFYPTKNLGGLGEGGCVTSGDSALLDQIEVLRAHGSKERYLNHFVGYNNRMEGLQAASLNVKLPSLAEKTKRRQLIASRYGKEIKNLRIKLPAVVEWGESVYHMFTIQHPERDQLKTYLADNGIGTDIVYPYPLHLQPCFSYLGYKEGDFPISENLARNCLSLPIVPELKDGEVDYVIEKINQFVG; this comes from the coding sequence ATGAAAGTACCCTTTATTAACCTCAAACGGGCTCACGATCCGATCAAAGCGGAGCTTTTGGAGGCATTTGCGAGCACCATAGAGCATGGTGGGTTCTGTCTTGGAAAGGATGTCGCGCAATTCGAATTGGAATTCGGAAAAGCGCAAGGGGTGTCCCGTTGCGTGGGTCTAGGCAGTGGGACCGAAGCACTGCATTTGATCGCTTGTGCCATGGGTATCGGTCGAGGAGATGAGGTTATTGTTCCCGCGTTTACCTTTATCGCATCGGCATGGTTCGCCCAATATGTTGGAGCCCGAGCCGTTTTTGTGGATATCGATCCCGAGTCGTATACATTGGATCCAAATCGTATTGAGGCTGCTATTACGGACAAAACTAGGGCGATTGTTGTGACGCATTTGTTTGGTCAATCGGCTGACATGGATCCCATATTGGAGATCGCGCGTTCAAAAAGAATCAAGTTAGTCGAGGACGCAGCCCAAGCTCATTTGGCAACTTACCGAGGAAGACCCGTAGGGGAGATTGGCGATGCGGGAGCGTTTTCTTTTTATCCGACTAAAAATCTCGGTGGATTGGGCGAAGGGGGATGTGTGACGTCAGGTGACTCCGCATTACTCGACCAAATCGAAGTGTTGAGAGCCCACGGTTCTAAAGAACGCTATCTGAATCACTTCGTTGGATACAACAACCGGATGGAAGGGTTGCAGGCGGCGTCCCTAAACGTTAAGCTCCCGAGTTTGGCGGAGAAAACGAAGCGGCGGCAGCTGATTGCGAGTCGCTATGGAAAGGAAATCAAAAACCTCCGAATCAAGCTTCCGGCAGTTGTTGAGTGGGGGGAGTCGGTGTATCACATGTTCACAATTCAGCACCCGGAGCGTGACCAATTGAAGACCTACCTAGCAGATAATGGAATTGGAACCGATATCGTGTACCCCTATCCGTTGCATTTGCAGCCCTGTTTTTCCTATTTAGGTTACAAAGAAGGAGATTTTCCTATTTCGGAGAATCTGGCTCGCAATTGTCTGAGTCTGCCAATCGTTCCTGAATTAAAGGATGGGGAAGTTGATTATGTGATCGAGAAGATTAACCAATTTGTCGGTTGA
- a CDS encoding LysM peptidoglycan-binding domain-containing protein — protein sequence MGGIVNGKLARIVWAGFLSLLFGHFSVFAQTSNLAYQVANLVEDIRILEESIRSMRVEVDSMRRENNQLRQQVGTYETRIDSSMGQLATVGQLNQAIAKAVTSLELRDEKMKSEIVLQVTEQITSFVDSVKKSIGGLPPLQVKPDPDVLTSFHDNFPKTGTTYTVRSGDTISGIATKFGSTRDWIQNANEISHPKYLQVGRTLFIPHQ from the coding sequence ATGGGCGGAATTGTTAATGGCAAACTAGCACGAATTGTCTGGGCTGGATTCCTAAGTCTGCTTTTTGGACACTTCTCTGTTTTCGCCCAGACCAGTAATTTGGCGTACCAAGTGGCTAACTTGGTTGAAGATATTCGGATTCTAGAGGAATCGATTAGATCGATGCGAGTCGAGGTTGATAGTATGCGCAGAGAGAACAATCAACTTCGGCAGCAAGTCGGTACTTACGAGACGCGTATAGACAGCAGCATGGGCCAGCTCGCGACGGTTGGGCAGTTGAATCAAGCCATTGCCAAGGCGGTTACTTCATTGGAATTGAGGGACGAAAAGATGAAAAGCGAGATCGTTTTACAGGTAACCGAACAGATAACGAGCTTCGTGGATAGCGTTAAAAAGAGCATCGGTGGGTTACCTCCTCTACAAGTTAAACCGGATCCGGATGTTTTGACTTCGTTTCACGACAATTTCCCCAAGACAGGAACAACCTACACGGTGCGTAGTGGGGACACGATTTCCGGGATCGCCACCAAATTTGGCTCGACGAGGGATTGGATCCAAAATGCCAATGAGATTTCCCACCCCAAATACTTGCAGGTTGGTCGAACGCTGTTCATACCCCACCAGTAA
- a CDS encoding phosphoribosylanthranilate isomerase produces MVGVVKIKVCGLTRLSDAKNAAAMGADFLGFIFYPKSPRCLALNEYQTFQSELPDLPKVAVTVVPDADQLNALLQAGFDYYQIHFPLTGPYRQQIEEWSRQVTPEKLWLAQKVGPEEEFDETLIAYANTFLWDTYQKGAFGGTGKVGDWEGFEQVSRKSPDKNWVLAGGLNPGNVREAIEKTGAKQVDLNSGVEKSPGLKDLNKLEQVRIMLQNT; encoded by the coding sequence ATGGTAGGAGTTGTAAAAATCAAAGTTTGCGGTTTGACGCGACTGAGTGATGCGAAAAATGCGGCTGCAATGGGAGCGGACTTCCTTGGATTTATTTTCTATCCTAAGTCGCCTCGATGTCTCGCTTTGAACGAGTACCAAACGTTTCAATCAGAATTACCGGATTTGCCAAAAGTGGCGGTTACGGTTGTACCTGATGCGGACCAGCTCAATGCTCTCCTGCAGGCAGGATTCGATTACTATCAAATCCACTTTCCATTAACAGGGCCTTATCGGCAGCAGATCGAGGAGTGGTCAAGGCAAGTGACTCCGGAAAAGCTTTGGTTAGCCCAAAAAGTGGGTCCAGAGGAGGAATTTGATGAAACCCTTATAGCTTACGCAAATACCTTTCTTTGGGATACCTACCAGAAAGGTGCTTTCGGCGGAACAGGCAAAGTTGGCGATTGGGAAGGTTTCGAACAAGTGTCGAGAAAGTCCCCCGATAAGAATTGGGTTCTGGCGGGTGGCTTGAATCCGGGCAATGTCCGCGAAGCCATTGAGAAAACCGGAGCGAAGCAGGTCGATTTGAACAGTGGGGTTGAGAAATCTCCCGGGTTGAAGGATCTAAATAAGTTGGAACAGGTCAGAATTATGCTGCAAAACACATGA
- a CDS encoding aminotransferase class I/II-fold pyridoxal phosphate-dependent enzyme — translation MENSENRFVADHVTGLPRSGIRDFFELVAGMEDVISLGIGEPDFTTPWHIREAAIYSIEKGRTFYTSNLGTLELRRAISDYIDKYFNIKYDPKSEVIVTVGVSEAMDIALRAILNPGDKVLYQDPCFVSYHPTVMLAHGIGIPIKTDAESAFTIKAAEVKKSWVPGCKALIINLPCNPTGGVAERDELEEIARFAVEKDLVVISDEIYAELTYDGEHVSIVNFPGMKERTIFLHGCSKAWAMTGWRLGYACAPAVLIEAMMKVHQYSMMCASIIAQDAAVEALRNGYDGVQKMKQQYRRRRDLVVRRFNEMGLTCHLPQATFYAFPNIESTGLSSVEFAKQLLEKEKVAMVPGSAFGEFGEGFARCSFASGYEDLLEACNRIERFVASLGAERAVAASASI, via the coding sequence GTGGAAAACTCAGAAAACCGTTTTGTTGCCGATCATGTCACCGGACTTCCTCGTTCGGGTATCCGAGACTTCTTTGAGCTTGTCGCGGGAATGGAAGACGTCATTTCCCTTGGAATTGGCGAGCCTGACTTTACGACACCTTGGCATATCAGAGAGGCTGCGATTTACTCGATTGAAAAGGGCCGTACTTTTTATACGTCAAATCTCGGGACGCTCGAGTTGCGTCGGGCAATTTCGGATTATATAGATAAGTATTTTAATATTAAATACGATCCGAAGAGCGAAGTTATTGTCACCGTTGGTGTTTCTGAAGCGATGGATATCGCGTTGCGAGCCATCCTTAATCCGGGAGACAAGGTTCTCTACCAGGACCCCTGCTTTGTGTCTTATCATCCGACGGTAATGCTGGCCCATGGGATTGGTATTCCGATCAAGACGGACGCGGAGTCCGCCTTTACGATAAAGGCAGCGGAGGTGAAAAAATCGTGGGTGCCCGGATGCAAGGCCCTGATCATTAACTTGCCTTGCAATCCGACGGGTGGTGTTGCTGAGCGGGACGAACTCGAAGAGATCGCCCGATTTGCGGTGGAAAAAGACCTTGTTGTAATCAGCGATGAGATTTATGCGGAACTCACCTACGACGGTGAGCATGTAAGCATAGTGAATTTTCCGGGGATGAAGGAGCGAACGATTTTCCTTCACGGTTGCTCTAAGGCCTGGGCGATGACCGGGTGGCGCCTGGGTTATGCTTGCGCTCCTGCGGTTTTGATTGAAGCAATGATGAAGGTGCATCAGTACTCGATGATGTGCGCGTCCATAATCGCCCAAGACGCGGCGGTAGAGGCGTTGCGAAATGGGTACGACGGTGTTCAAAAAATGAAGCAACAATATCGTCGTCGTCGAGATTTGGTTGTTCGTAGATTCAATGAGATGGGGCTTACTTGTCATTTGCCTCAAGCGACGTTTTACGCTTTCCCAAACATCGAATCGACGGGGCTTTCATCAGTCGAATTCGCCAAGCAGCTTTTGGAAAAAGAGAAAGTGGCCATGGTTCCGGGGAGTGCGTTTGGCGAATTTGGGGAAGGATTTGCGCGTTGCAGCTTTGCATCAGGCTATGAGGACCTATTGGAAGCTTGCAACCGAATCGAGCGCTTCGTCGCGTCTTTAGGTGCTGAGAGAGCGGTTGCAGCGAGCGCTTCGATCTAG
- the ffh gene encoding signal recognition particle protein, producing MFESLTDKLSHAMRQLRGTAKLSEENMSEALKEVRAALLSADVHFKVAREFIETVKEKCVGQEVLKSVTPSQQIIKIINDELVRLLGEGETELSTNRPLKILMVGLQGGGKTTTSAKIAKFLKKEGYNPLLVACDIYRPAAIDQLESVGEQIGVPVFSDRSSPDVPLIGENALKQSQIEGRDLIIFDTAGRLQIDAPLIEEIKELKRRIQPDEVILVADGAIGQEAINVAESFHEAVELTGIAMTKLDGDARGGAALSMKQITNVPIKFAGTGEKLEDFDLFHADRMASRILGMGDVVSLVEKAQESIDEKEAERMAGRMMAADFNFEDMLNQFSQVKKLGSMQSIMGMMPGMSGMKMDDKAENQMKQSEAIILSMTLQERRSPNVLNASRRNRIAKGSGVKISQVNQLIKQHMQMKKMMKKLNGGGKMKKMMKQMKAQGMDPSQMAGGDLGSGLGGFKGKLPF from the coding sequence ATGTTTGAAAGCCTAACCGACAAACTGTCTCACGCCATGCGCCAACTTCGCGGTACGGCGAAGCTGAGCGAGGAAAATATGTCCGAAGCTCTGAAGGAGGTGCGCGCCGCCCTCCTTTCCGCCGACGTCCACTTCAAAGTCGCGCGGGAGTTTATTGAAACCGTTAAGGAAAAGTGCGTCGGACAAGAAGTCCTGAAGTCGGTTACTCCGAGCCAACAGATCATCAAGATCATCAACGACGAGTTGGTTAGACTCTTAGGTGAGGGTGAAACGGAGCTGTCAACCAATCGGCCCCTCAAAATATTGATGGTGGGTCTGCAAGGAGGGGGAAAGACAACCACCTCTGCCAAGATCGCGAAGTTTCTCAAAAAAGAGGGCTACAATCCTCTTTTAGTTGCCTGCGACATCTATCGTCCCGCTGCGATCGACCAGCTTGAATCCGTCGGTGAACAGATTGGCGTTCCTGTATTTTCAGATAGATCATCGCCCGACGTTCCTCTGATTGGCGAAAACGCGCTAAAGCAGAGCCAAATTGAAGGACGTGACCTGATCATTTTCGATACCGCAGGACGGCTCCAAATTGACGCCCCACTGATCGAGGAAATCAAGGAACTCAAACGACGCATTCAACCCGACGAAGTCATTCTGGTCGCGGATGGAGCGATCGGTCAGGAAGCAATTAATGTGGCCGAGTCCTTCCACGAAGCAGTCGAGCTAACGGGGATCGCCATGACAAAACTCGATGGAGACGCCCGGGGTGGCGCGGCTCTCTCGATGAAGCAAATCACCAACGTTCCGATCAAATTTGCAGGTACCGGCGAGAAGCTGGAGGACTTCGATCTTTTCCATGCCGACCGGATGGCTTCACGGATTCTCGGGATGGGCGACGTGGTTTCGCTCGTCGAAAAGGCCCAAGAATCGATCGACGAGAAAGAGGCGGAGAGAATGGCCGGCCGCATGATGGCTGCCGATTTTAATTTCGAAGATATGCTCAACCAGTTCAGCCAAGTCAAAAAACTGGGCTCAATGCAGTCAATTATGGGAATGATGCCAGGTATGAGCGGAATGAAAATGGACGACAAAGCGGAAAATCAGATGAAGCAGTCCGAAGCGATCATTCTCTCCATGACGCTACAAGAACGTCGCTCGCCTAATGTCCTCAACGCCAGCCGCCGCAATCGTATTGCCAAAGGTTCCGGAGTCAAAATCAGCCAGGTCAATCAGCTCATCAAGCAGCACATGCAGATGAAGAAGATGATGAAAAAGCTTAACGGGGGCGGGAAAATGAAGAAAATGATGAAGCAAATGAAAGCTCAAGGCATGGACCCTTCTCAAATGGCCGGTGGCGACCTGGGTAGTGGGCTGGGCGGCTTTAAAGGAAAGCTTCCTTTTTAA
- the der gene encoding ribosome biogenesis GTPase Der — MSSHFTVAIVGRPNVGKSRLFNRMIGRRVSIVHDMPGVTRDILTFDIDEDGYSLMDTGGMGLVPGMSDTPERLVDAVEGQIAFSIDTADYVLMVVDGREGLVPLDLEMAEILRRNKKPVGLVVNKVDKADTEIEINEFFSLGLGKPYLVSAEHDRGISSLRSLVLAKRDEIAGPPEPKVDDGRKKIRVCFIGRPNVGKSSLSNCLVKSERFIVSDIPGTTRDSIETPFTWRSKRGEDWHFIMTDTAGIRKKTKLSSSVEYFSRVRSLDAIRDVDVVFMVLDAKEGPTHQDKAIAGEASKLNKPIVIVVNKWDLALEAWEKGEIDGFETESEFRKAFEKGLRREIFFTPGSPIRFVSALENIDIEKMLYDARQMDKRTEKKISTGRLNSMLYKLADRMPAPKVDGRRFRIYYAVHIANRPYRIKVFCNQAKKLNDSYKRYMQAAVVDAFKLEGCPVVFDLVNKKNPYVKTD; from the coding sequence ATGTCATCACACTTTACTGTCGCGATCGTCGGACGTCCGAATGTTGGTAAAAGCCGACTTTTCAACCGGATGATTGGGAGACGTGTATCCATTGTCCATGATATGCCGGGAGTGACCCGAGATATTTTGACCTTCGATATTGATGAAGACGGCTATTCGTTGATGGATACAGGGGGGATGGGTCTAGTGCCGGGGATGAGCGATACACCTGAGCGGCTGGTTGATGCGGTTGAAGGCCAGATCGCATTTTCGATCGATACGGCGGACTACGTTTTGATGGTTGTGGACGGCCGAGAGGGTCTGGTTCCTCTGGACTTGGAAATGGCGGAAATCCTGCGCCGGAATAAAAAACCGGTAGGACTGGTCGTCAATAAAGTCGATAAGGCAGACACAGAGATCGAGATAAACGAGTTCTTCTCGCTTGGCCTTGGCAAACCGTACCTCGTTTCGGCTGAGCATGACAGGGGGATCTCGAGTTTACGTTCTCTTGTATTAGCGAAACGTGATGAAATCGCGGGACCTCCCGAACCCAAAGTCGACGATGGCCGGAAAAAGATTCGAGTTTGTTTTATTGGTCGCCCAAATGTAGGAAAGTCCTCATTGAGCAATTGTCTCGTCAAGTCAGAGCGGTTCATCGTTAGTGACATTCCTGGCACGACTCGAGATTCCATTGAAACGCCTTTCACCTGGAGGTCTAAGCGTGGTGAAGACTGGCATTTTATTATGACCGACACCGCAGGAATTCGAAAGAAAACCAAGCTCAGCTCATCGGTGGAATATTTCTCACGAGTTCGTTCTCTTGATGCGATTCGAGATGTGGACGTTGTATTTATGGTGCTCGATGCGAAGGAAGGTCCGACCCATCAAGACAAAGCGATTGCGGGCGAGGCATCTAAGCTCAACAAGCCGATCGTTATTGTGGTCAACAAATGGGATTTGGCTTTAGAGGCCTGGGAGAAGGGCGAAATAGACGGGTTTGAAACCGAGAGTGAATTTAGAAAGGCTTTCGAGAAAGGGCTTCGTAGGGAGATTTTCTTTACACCGGGTTCCCCCATAAGATTTGTATCGGCTCTAGAAAACATCGACATTGAAAAGATGCTTTACGATGCCCGCCAGATGGACAAGCGTACGGAAAAAAAGATTTCCACGGGCAGATTGAATAGTATGCTTTATAAATTAGCGGATCGTATGCCGGCACCAAAAGTCGACGGTCGTCGCTTTCGTATATATTATGCAGTACATATCGCGAATCGCCCTTATCGGATAAAGGTGTTTTGCAACCAGGCCAAAAAGTTAAACGATTCCTACAAGCGCTACATGCAAGCGGCGGTAGTTGATGCGTTCAAACTTGAGGGTTGCCCTGTAGTATTTGATCTCGTGAACAAGAAGAATCCGTATGTGAAAACTGATTAA